A genomic window from Camelina sativa cultivar DH55 chromosome 2, Cs, whole genome shotgun sequence includes:
- the LOC104719160 gene encoding dirigent protein 12-like, which produces MKVPIYKQVLSFFLSILLLQSNAVSCVQKSFDLMKPCKHFVLYLHDITYDGNNAANATSASIMNPIGFGDFNFGKFVIMDNPVTMDENYLSEPVARAQGFYFYNMKMNFNAWVAWTLVFNSTMHKGTFTIMGANPYAMEMELTRDLSIVGGTGDFLMTRGIATLETKFVQGSMYFCVEMNIKLYECY; this is translated from the coding sequence ATGAAAGTGCCAATCTACAAACAAGTATTATCCTTCTTCTTATCCATTTTACTTCTCCAATCCAATGCTGTCTCGTGTGTACAAAAGTCATTCGACCTAATGAAACCATGCAAGCATTTCGTCCTCTACCTCCATGACATCACCTATGATGGTAATAATGCGGCTAATGCCACGTCAGCATCAATCATGAACCCTATAGGATTCGGAGACTTCAACTTTGGGAAGTTTGTGATCATGGACAACCCTGTGACAATGGACGAGAACTATCTCTCGGAACCAGTGGCTCGTGCCCAAGGCTTCTACTTCTACAACATGAAGATGAATTTCAACGCTTGGGTTGCTTGGACATTGGTATTCAATTCGACGATGCACAAAGGGACATTTACCATAATGGGTGCTAATCCGTATGCTATGGAGATGGAGCTAACCAGAGACTTATCGATCGTTGGTGGGACTGGTGACTTCCTCATGACTCGTGGGATTGCTACGCTCGAGACCAAATTCGTTCAAGGCAGTATGTATTTCTGCGTAGAAATGAATATTAAACTCTATGAATGCTACTAG
- the LOC104719179 gene encoding putative disease resistance protein At4g11170 → MAFSSSNSWRYDVFPSFRGEDVRNNFLSHLLKEFESKGIVTFRDDHIERSHTIGPELRAAIRESKISVVLFSENYASSSWCLDELVEILKCKEEQGQKVMPVFYKVDPSHVRKQTGKFGITFLETCYGKTEEQQHQWRQALTHAANIVGDHPQDWDNEAYMITEITKDVLNKLLNATPSKYYNDLVGIEAHIAKMDSLLCLESQGVRIVGIWGPAGVGKTTIARALYNVYHENFKLSIFMENVKESYNGEADLDDYGLKLRLQQRFLSKLLDHKDLRIRHLGAIEERLKNQKVLVILDDVDNIEQLKALAKETQWFGNKSRIIVTTQNKQLLVSHEINHMYKVAYPSKQEALTIFCQHAFNQSSPSDNFKDLAIEISALAGHLPLGLRVLGSFMRGKSKEEWEFSLPTLKNRLDGEIEKVLKVGYNGLHKDDKALFLHIACLFSGHHKNYVKEMVIANNDSDVSFGLKVLADKSLIQIYENGIVEMHSLLRQLGREVVREQSLYEPGKRQFLMNARETCGVLANNTGTGTVLGISLDMSEIKEEFYISEKTFEDMRNLLYLKFYMSSPVDDKMKVKLLLPEEGLSYLPQLRLLQWDAYPLEYFPSRFRPECLVELNMSHSKLKKLWSGVQPLRNLKIMNLYNSRKLEILPNLLEATNLNTLDLGWCESLVELPSSIQNLQNLFLLEMSCCQKLEIIPTNINLSSLEFLHLRYCARLKTFPEISTNIRLLKIKGTSITTVPPSVEYWSKIVEICMERTKVKRLVHVPYVLERLCLRGNLELESIPSYLKYLRRLNMIDISYCINIISLPELPGSVSALTAVNCKSLQRLHGHFQNRSITLNFTNCLKLDQRAQEKIHQSVYIHQSAYKVATLPGEQVPAYFPFRSTGNSIMIHSDKVDLSKFNRFKVCLVLGAGKSFQGCDIKFYKQVLCEPRTYSVPKRLDAPFLESDHLCMCEFGLLPPHPPTQWELRRPIKMMIVSFESRXLSKYGKFNNDPFR, encoded by the exons ATggcattttcttcttcaaactcttGGAGATACGACGTCTTCCCAAGTTTCAGAGGGGAAGATGTCCGTAATAACTTCCTCAGCCACTTGCTCAAAGAATTTGAAAGTAAAGGAATAGTGACATTCAGAGATGACCATATCGAAAGAAGCCACACGATCGGTCCAGAGCTCAGAGCAGCCATTAGAGAATCTAAGATCTCAGTAGTCTTGTTCTCAGAGAACTATGCTTCATCAAGCTGGTGTTTGGACGAGCTGGTCGAGATATTGAAATGTAAGGAAGAACAAGGACAAAAAGTGATGCCGGTTTTCTACAAAGTGGATCCATCTCATGTAAGGAAACAGACCGGAAAGTTTGGAATAACTTTCTTGGAAACTTGTTATGGTAAGACGGAAGAGCAACAACACCAATGGAGGCAGGCGTTGACTCATGCTGCCAATATTGTTGGAGATCATCCTCAAGATTG GGACAATGAAGCATATATGATCACAGAAATAACCAAGGATGTactaaacaaattattaaatgcAACGCCATCAAAATATTACAATGACTTGGTTGGAATTGAAGCTCACATTGCAAAGATGGACTCTTTGTTATGCCTTGAGTCTCAAGGAGTGAGGATAGTAGGGATATGGGGTCCTGCAGGCGTTGGTAAGACTACCATAGCTAGAGCTTTATATAATGTATATCATGAGAACTTCAAACTTTCTATATTTATGGAGAATGTTAAAGAAAGTTATAATGGTGAAGCTGACCTTGATGACTATGGTTTGAAGCTGCGTTTACAACAAAGATTTTTGTCCAAACTTCTTGATCATAAGGATTTGAGAATTCGTCATTTAGGCGCCATCGAAGAAAGGCTAAAGAACCAGAAAGTTCTAGTTATTCTTGACGATGTGGACAATATTGAGCAACTCAAAGCCTTAGCAAAGGAAACTCAATGGTTTGGTAACAAGAGCAGAATCATCGTGACaactcaaaacaaacaactTTTGGTTTCACACGAAATCAACCACATGTACAAGGTGGCTTATCCTTCAAAACAAGAAGCTCTTACTATATTTTGCCAGCATGCTTTTAATCAAAGCTCCCCATCAGATAATTTCAAGGACCTTGCAATTGAGATTTCAGCTCTTGCTGGTCATCTTCCTCTGGGTCTACGCGTTCTTGGTTCGTTTATGCGTGGAAAGAGTAAGGAGGAGTGGGAGTTTTCCCTGCCTACGCTAAAAAATCGACTAGAtggagagatagagaaagtATTAAAAGTCGGGTATAATGGCTTACATAAGGATGACAAAGCTTTATTTCTTCATATTGCATGTCTTTTTAGCGGTCATCACAAAAACTATGTGAAAGAGATGGTCATAGCTAACAATGACTCGGATGTTAGTTTTGGACTTAAAGTCTTGGCTGATAAATCTCTCATACAAATATATGAGAATGGTATAGTCGAGATGCACTCCTTACTTCGACAATTGGGGAGAGAAGTTGTTCGAGAGCAATCTCTTTACGAGCCAGGAAAACGTCAGTTCTTGATGAATGCTAGAGAGACGTGTGGCGTCCTTGCAAATAATACT ggtACGGGAACTGTATTAGGTATATCGTTAGATATGAGTGAGATCAAAGAGGAGTTCTATATAAGTGAGAAAACCTTTGAAGATATGAGGAACCTCTTATATCTAAAATTCTATATGAGTAGCCCTGTAGATGATAAAATGAAAGTCAAGTTGTTGTTACCAGAAGAAGGGTTAAGCTATCTTCCGCAATTGAGGTTATTACAGTGGGATGCATATCCTCTCGAGTATTTCCCTTCTCGCTTTCGACCCGAATGTCTTGTCGAACTCAACATGTCTCATAGCAAGCTTAAGAAGCTATGGAGTGGAGTTCag CCGCTTAGAAACCTCAAGATAATGAATCTGTATAACTCTCGGAAATTGGAAATCCTTCCAAATCTTTTGGAAGCAACAAACCTAAACACATTGGATTTGGGTTGGTGTGAGTCTTTGGTAGAGCTTCCTTCATCTATACAAAACCTTCAAAATCTGTTTTTGTTAGAGATGTCTTGTTGCCAAAAGTTAGAGATCATCCCAACCAACATCAACTTATCATCTCTAGAGTTCCTCCACCTAAGATATTGCGCTCGATTGAAGACCTTTCCAGAGATTTCAACCAATATCCGTCTTCTCAAAATAAAAGGCACTTCGATCACTACAGTGCCTCCATCAGTTGAATATTGGAGTAAAATTGTAGAAATTTGCATGGAGAGGACTAAGGTAAAGCGATTGGTTCACGTTCCTTATGTTTTAGAAAGGCTATGTTTGAGAGGAAATTTAGAATTGGAGTCTATTCCAAGCTACCTCAAATATCTTCGTCGGCTGAACATGATTGACATCTCCTATTGTATCAATATTATATCGCTACCGGAGCTTCCAGGCTCAGTATCCGCCTTAACAGCTGTGAACTGCAAGTCACTTCAAAGACTACATGGCCACTTTCAAAACAGAAGCATCACCCTGAATTTCACTAACTGTTTAAAGCTAGATCAGAGAGCACAAGAAAAGATCCACCAGTCAGTTTACATCCACCAGTCCGCATACAAAGTTGCTACCTTACCTGGTGAACAAGTACCTGCATACTTCCCCTTTCGAAGTACGGGAAATTCAATAATGATCCATTCAGATAAGGTTGATCTTTCAAAGTTCAACAGATTTAAGGTATGCCTCGTGCTTGGAGCGGGAAAATCTTTTCAAGGTTGTGATATAAAATTCTACAAACAAGTATTGTGTGAACCGAGAACGTATTCTGTGCCAAAGCGTCTTGATGCTCCATTTCTTGAAAGTGATCATCTTTGCATGTGCGAGTTTGGATTACTGCCACCACATCCTCCAACGCAATGGGAGCTTCGACGGCCAATCAAAATGATGATTGTTTCCTTTGAGAGTCGCGNCCTTTCGAAGTACGGGAAATTCAATAATGATCCATTCAGATAA
- the LOC104719170 gene encoding translation initiation factor IF-1, chloroplastic: protein MLQLCSTFRPQLLLPPRQFRFTDGVLIRQMNFGASNSVSIRPVIRCQRASGGRGGANRSKPAKPPVKEGSNKTVIEGLVTESLPNGMFRVDLENGDNILGYICGKIRKNFIRILPGDKVKVEMSVYDSTKGRIIFRMSSRD from the exons ATGCTTCAACTCTGCTCCACGTTCCgtcctcaacttcttcttcctccccgTCAGTTCAGGTTCACGGACGGGGTTTTGATTCG ACAAATGAACTTTGGTGCAAGCAATTCAGTGAGTATCAGACCAGTGATACGTTGTCAGAGAGCTAGTGGAGGTAGAGGTGGAGCTAACAGAAGCAAACCCGCCAAGCCGCCTGTTAAAGAAGGGAGCAACAAAACCGTAATCGAAGGTTTGGTTACAGAATCACTACCTAATGGGATGTTTCGAGTTGATTTGGAGAATGGGGACAACATTCTTGGTTACATTTGTGGTAAGATTAGGAAGAACTTCATAAGGATACTCCCCGGGGATAAAGTGAAAGTCGAAATGAGTGTTTATGATTCAACTAAAGGTCGTATCATTTTCAGAATGAGCAGTAGAGACTAA